The genomic segment GTTTTGCTGAATGTAAAGACGGCAGCGGTCGTAATAAAGACGGCAAGCTTCCGGCTATTTTTTGTTTTGATGGAAGTGAACTCAATATTTTTAAGTTTTTCCAGAAATTCAATACGCCGTTTATGGACAGTAATGACAAAGTCGTTGCCATAAAAAATAGTCAGTCGGTCTGTAACTTCGCCTATGCTGTCAGAATTCTCTTTAAAATTATCAGACATTACCCGAAGAATAATAAATGTATAATTCTCAAATTCTTCTATTTTAGGCAGATGTTCAGGTTCTCTGGAGTCTTTTATCGATGCTTCATTGAGATCGTATCGTTGCTTGATGAATGCGAAATCTTCCGTAGTGGGTTCGGAGATATCGATCCACTCGTAACTGGCAATATCTTTTTCAACAATTGTTCTGACCATAAATCTGATTTTTGCAAAGACAAGATAAGAAACAATTTTGTTTGCTCCAATCCATGCAAAGGGCGGGCAGGGAGAGTTCGCAAAAATGCAGCGGTCTTTTAAAAAAAAATGGGCTGTTCACAATTGAACAGCCTCTATTTTTATTCGATCATGTGATCTCTTCTATCTGACTGAGATTTCTATTTTTTGGAAGATTTGTATTCTTCGTTTAACTGCTTGATCACTTCATTGGTGATTTCCAAGGAAGGGTCAGCATAGAGTACCGTCGGGTTAGTCTTCGAGTAAGTTAACACCAGTTTATACCCATTTTCCGTAGCATGTTTTTTCAGGAATTCAGTGATCTTGTTATAAACATTGTTAAATTCATCCGATTCATCTTTTGCGATGGAAGAAGAGGCTGTCTGATCCAGGCGGGCAAGTTCGTCTTGTTTACGGGCCAATTTTTGTTCGGTAGCCTGTCTGTCAGCAGCAGACATTGTGGCTGCATTTTTTTGGTATTCAGCAACCTCGCGTTGAAATGCGGTGCTTTTTGACTGTAAATCGGCTTGTGCTTTTTTTACCTTTCCTTCGAGCTTTGATTTGATGTCTTTAAAATACTGGTATTTTTCTGAGAGAGAATCTGAATTTATATAAACGATTTTATCTTTATTGCTGTCCTGACTTTCTTTGCTTACTGCATTCGCGTCATTTTTAGCAGGTTCACTGGAAGTTTTTGTTCCCTGCTGATTGCATGATACAATGGCTCCGGCCAGCAAGAGGCCGAAGGAAACTTTCGATACAATGGAAATTATAGTGTTCATCTTTTTGTTATTTGCAGATAATTATTGAAACAAACCTAACATAAAAAAATTGAAATTCTAATTTTTCATATCAAAAAAGTGAAATTACCCTCTATTTTAGTGATTCCGTTTATGCGCTTAAACTTAGCCGGAGGCTTGTTAAATCGGGCTAAATTTCGTATTTTTGAATATTACATTTAAGAGGTTTTCAATGAGCGAAGAAAAGAAAAATGCATCCACCTACTCGGCCGATAATATTCAGGTATTAGAGGGTTTAGAGGCGGTTCGTAAGCGTCCATCCATGTATATTGGTGATACCGGTGTCAAAGGACTGCACCATTTGGTATACGAGGTAGTAGACAATTCAATCGACGAAGCTGTAGCAGGGTATTGTACAGAGATTTTTGTTACGATTCATAAAGACAACTCCATTTCAGTACGGGACAACGGTCGTGGTATCCCTACAGGAATTAACAAAAAAGAAAACAAATCAGCTCTGGAGCTTGTGATGACGGTATTGCACGCTGGTGGTAAATTTGATA from the Sphingobacterium thalpophilum genome contains:
- a CDS encoding OmpH family outer membrane protein; the encoded protein is MNTIISIVSKVSFGLLLAGAIVSCNQQGTKTSSEPAKNDANAVSKESQDSNKDKIVYINSDSLSEKYQYFKDIKSKLEGKVKKAQADLQSKSTAFQREVAEYQKNAATMSAADRQATEQKLARKQDELARLDQTASSSIAKDESDEFNNVYNKITEFLKKHATENGYKLVLTYSKTNPTVLYADPSLEITNEVIKQLNEEYKSSKK